In Acanthochromis polyacanthus isolate Apoly-LR-REF ecotype Palm Island chromosome 15, KAUST_Apoly_ChrSc, whole genome shotgun sequence, a single genomic region encodes these proteins:
- the tnfaip3 gene encoding tumor necrosis factor alpha-induced protein 3 isoform X1 has protein sequence MQHRFHVVWSSAVPSFSSPPPPRSSSSPPSTRPSAMSQGQNFLPKFLFVSNLLKAVKIRQRVPNDVVKPATSGGLMHHLRGMHRYTLEMIAMNHFPQAFREVVQAAILDRAMQASLEQEKKLNWCRELKKMVPLRTNGDGNCLLHAASQYMLGVQDTDLVLRKALHGVLKETDTGVFKARFQAELLQSQEFTQTGLRYTTMNWEEEWEKIVKMASPVSSSNGLQFDSLEDIHIFILSNILRRPIIVIADQVVRSMKSGSSISPLNVGGIYLPLHWPPTECYKYPIVLGYDSQHFAPLITIKDSGPEIRAVPLINPRRVGFEELKVHFLMEKEQQQKERLLKDYLHLIEIPVIGLGHDTTRIMKAARLDEGNLPEDMNLMEDYLQLVNHEYQRWQEDKEQAWAAQPQRPPPFSVSQLSLIEIRCATPRCTFYVSVDTQPHCHECFEKRQATTGGARIEGVVQTKGGGVQGGVGVIGGSETEVSSRGARSSSPPCSSSGRGVVLSSPRSAPPTAPSLSLYSETHAMKCKTPGCLFTLSVEHDGLCERCFNSRQNHGPPGAGTAATGLPGPNGGPVVPHPAQGSGWTQWGGCETETERCSMCRQEAFRIFNGLCPPCMQRQQAPERGEPQQSNPRTEASSSAWSQARDTERPCLTLTPGHTSAWQAPLARPCKRSGCQFFGTPEKLGFCTICYVDYQTNHHLTPPPAPVQSRHGLETGFQNASRCRGPGCGAVGKAMLEGYCDKCYVKEQSARLNQVAHRTPHSPPLVMRDRAAKPRSSQQSQTQTQTQTQCRRSGCSNVSPGCTDLCPECHTRGQGREAGRRAQAPKEKSKQRCRTQGCDHYANQEKQGYCNECDHFKQIYRG, from the exons ATGCAGCACCG TTTCCACGTTGTTTGGTCATCGGCggttccttccttctcctctcctcctcctcctcgctcctcttcctcccctccttccacCCGTCCGTCCGCCATGTCGCAGGGTCAGAACTTCCTCCCCAAATTCCTGTTTGTGTCCAACCTGCTGAAGGCGGTGAAGATCCGTCAGCGAGTGCCCAACGACGTGGTGAAGCCGGCGACCAGCGGCGGCCTCATGCACCACCTGCGGGGGATGCACCGCTACACGCTGGAGATGATCGCCATGAACCACTTCCCCCAGGCCTTCAGGGAGGTGGTGCAGGCCGCCATCCTGGACCGAGCCATGCAGGCGTCGCTGGAGCAGGAGAAGAAGCTCAACTGGTGTcgggagctgaagaagatggtGCCGTTGCGCACCAATG GAGACGGGAACTGTTTGCTTCACGCGGCCTCTCAGTACATGCTCGGTGTTCAGGACACTGACCTGGTGCTTCGGAAAGCTCTTCACGGCGTTCTGAAGGAGACGGACACCGGTGTGTTTAAAGCTCGCTTCCAGGCAGAGCTGCTCCAGTCCCAGGAGTTCACCCAGACCGGCCTCCGATACACCACCATG AACTGGGAGGAAGAGTGGGAAAAGATAGTGAAGATGGCATCTCCGGTCTCCAGTAGCAACGGCCTCCAGTTTGACTCATTGGAGGATATTCACATCTTCATCCTGTCCAACATCCTTCGCCGACCCATCATTGTCATTGCAG ACCAGGTGGTCAGGAGTATGAAATCTGGctcctccatctctcctctgAATGTGGGTGGGATTTATCTGCCTTTACACTGGCCGCCTACAGAGTGCTACAAATACCCGATAGTGCTCGGTTACGACTCCCAGCACTTTGCACCCCTCATCACCATCAAAGACAGCGGTCCAG AGATCCGAGCGGTGCCGCTTATCAACCCGAGACGGGTGGGCTTTGAGGAGCTGAAGGTTCACTTCCTGATGgagaaggagcagcagcagaaagagcgGCTTCTTAAAGACTACCTGCACCTGATTGAGATCCCCGTCATAGGGCTGGGCCACGACACCACACGGATTATGAAAGCTGCACG ATTGGATGAAGGGAACCTTCCAGAAGACATGAACCTGATGGAGGACTACCTGCAGCTCGTCAACCACGAGTACCAGCGCTGGCAGGAGGACAAGGAGCAGGCATGGGCCGCCCAGCCACAGCGCCCACCTCCCTTCTCTGTCTCCCAGCTCTCCCTCATTGAGATCCGCTGTGCCACGCCACGATGCACCTTCTACGTCTCTGTGGACACGCAGCCTCATTGTCATGAATGCTTTGAGAAGCGTCAGGCCACCACCGGAGGAGCGAGAATAGAGGGGGTGGTTCAGACCAAAGGAGGAGGTGTACAAGGTGGGGTTGGAGTGATCGGGGGATCAGAGACTGAGGTGAGCTCCAGAGGAGCCCGAAGCAGCAGCCCCCCATGTTCCTCGTCTGGGAGAGGGGTGGTGTTATCCAGCCCCCGCTCAGCCCCACCCACCGCCCCCAGCCTCAGCCTATACAGTGAAACTCATGCCATGAAGTGCAAGACACCCGGCTGCCTCTTCACCCTCAGTGTGGAGCACGATGGACTTTGTGAGCGCTGCTTCAACTCCAGGCAGAACCACGGACCCCCTGGAGCTGGAACGGCTGCCACAGGACTCCCGGGCCCCAATGGGGGGCCCGTCGTTCCCCACCCGGCCCAGGGCTCCGGCTGGACCCAGTGGGGGGGCTGCGAGACAGAGACAGAGCGATGCAGCATGTGCAGACAGGAGGCGTTCAGGATATTCAATGGTCTGTGTCCACCCTGCATGCAGAGACAGCAGGCTCCAGAGAGGGGAGAGCCTCAGCAGAGCAACCCAAGGACTGAGGCCTCGTCTTCGGCTTGGAGCCAGGCCAGGGACACTGAGCGGCCGTGCCTCACCCTAACCCCCGGGCACACCTCAGCCTGGCAGGCCCCTCTGGCCAGGCCTTGTAAAAGATCTGGCTGCCAGTTCTTTGGGACACCAGAGAAATTGGGTTTCTGCACTATTTGCTATGTAGACTATCAAACCAACCACC ACCTGACTCCTCCTCCTGCACCGGTCCAGAGCCGGCATGGTTTGGAGACAGGCTTCCAGAATGCCTCACGGTGTCGTGGGCCTGGGTGTGGTGCTGTTGGCAAGGCGATGCTGGAGGGCTACTGCGATAAGTGTTACGTCAAAGAGCAAAGCGCACGGCTAAACCAAGTGGCACATCGCACACCACACTCCCCTCCTCTGGTCATG CGTGACCGAGCAGCCAAACCCAGATCTTCACAGCAATCCCAGACCCAGACCCAGACCCAGACTCAGTGCCGGCGGAGTGGCTGCAGCAACGTGTCCCCGGGTTGCACAGATCTCTGCCCAGAGTGCCACACGCGTGGCCAGGGCAGGGAGGCGGGCAGGCGGGCGCAGGCGCCCAAGGAGAAGTCGAAGCAGCGGTGCCGGACGCAGGGCTGCGACCACTACGCCAACCAAGAGAAACAGGGCTACTGCAAC
- the tnfaip3 gene encoding tumor necrosis factor alpha-induced protein 3 isoform X2: protein MSQGQNFLPKFLFVSNLLKAVKIRQRVPNDVVKPATSGGLMHHLRGMHRYTLEMIAMNHFPQAFREVVQAAILDRAMQASLEQEKKLNWCRELKKMVPLRTNGDGNCLLHAASQYMLGVQDTDLVLRKALHGVLKETDTGVFKARFQAELLQSQEFTQTGLRYTTMNWEEEWEKIVKMASPVSSSNGLQFDSLEDIHIFILSNILRRPIIVIADQVVRSMKSGSSISPLNVGGIYLPLHWPPTECYKYPIVLGYDSQHFAPLITIKDSGPEIRAVPLINPRRVGFEELKVHFLMEKEQQQKERLLKDYLHLIEIPVIGLGHDTTRIMKAARLDEGNLPEDMNLMEDYLQLVNHEYQRWQEDKEQAWAAQPQRPPPFSVSQLSLIEIRCATPRCTFYVSVDTQPHCHECFEKRQATTGGARIEGVVQTKGGGVQGGVGVIGGSETEVSSRGARSSSPPCSSSGRGVVLSSPRSAPPTAPSLSLYSETHAMKCKTPGCLFTLSVEHDGLCERCFNSRQNHGPPGAGTAATGLPGPNGGPVVPHPAQGSGWTQWGGCETETERCSMCRQEAFRIFNGLCPPCMQRQQAPERGEPQQSNPRTEASSSAWSQARDTERPCLTLTPGHTSAWQAPLARPCKRSGCQFFGTPEKLGFCTICYVDYQTNHHLTPPPAPVQSRHGLETGFQNASRCRGPGCGAVGKAMLEGYCDKCYVKEQSARLNQVAHRTPHSPPLVMRDRAAKPRSSQQSQTQTQTQTQCRRSGCSNVSPGCTDLCPECHTRGQGREAGRRAQAPKEKSKQRCRTQGCDHYANQEKQGYCNECDHFKQIYRG, encoded by the exons ATGTCGCAGGGTCAGAACTTCCTCCCCAAATTCCTGTTTGTGTCCAACCTGCTGAAGGCGGTGAAGATCCGTCAGCGAGTGCCCAACGACGTGGTGAAGCCGGCGACCAGCGGCGGCCTCATGCACCACCTGCGGGGGATGCACCGCTACACGCTGGAGATGATCGCCATGAACCACTTCCCCCAGGCCTTCAGGGAGGTGGTGCAGGCCGCCATCCTGGACCGAGCCATGCAGGCGTCGCTGGAGCAGGAGAAGAAGCTCAACTGGTGTcgggagctgaagaagatggtGCCGTTGCGCACCAATG GAGACGGGAACTGTTTGCTTCACGCGGCCTCTCAGTACATGCTCGGTGTTCAGGACACTGACCTGGTGCTTCGGAAAGCTCTTCACGGCGTTCTGAAGGAGACGGACACCGGTGTGTTTAAAGCTCGCTTCCAGGCAGAGCTGCTCCAGTCCCAGGAGTTCACCCAGACCGGCCTCCGATACACCACCATG AACTGGGAGGAAGAGTGGGAAAAGATAGTGAAGATGGCATCTCCGGTCTCCAGTAGCAACGGCCTCCAGTTTGACTCATTGGAGGATATTCACATCTTCATCCTGTCCAACATCCTTCGCCGACCCATCATTGTCATTGCAG ACCAGGTGGTCAGGAGTATGAAATCTGGctcctccatctctcctctgAATGTGGGTGGGATTTATCTGCCTTTACACTGGCCGCCTACAGAGTGCTACAAATACCCGATAGTGCTCGGTTACGACTCCCAGCACTTTGCACCCCTCATCACCATCAAAGACAGCGGTCCAG AGATCCGAGCGGTGCCGCTTATCAACCCGAGACGGGTGGGCTTTGAGGAGCTGAAGGTTCACTTCCTGATGgagaaggagcagcagcagaaagagcgGCTTCTTAAAGACTACCTGCACCTGATTGAGATCCCCGTCATAGGGCTGGGCCACGACACCACACGGATTATGAAAGCTGCACG ATTGGATGAAGGGAACCTTCCAGAAGACATGAACCTGATGGAGGACTACCTGCAGCTCGTCAACCACGAGTACCAGCGCTGGCAGGAGGACAAGGAGCAGGCATGGGCCGCCCAGCCACAGCGCCCACCTCCCTTCTCTGTCTCCCAGCTCTCCCTCATTGAGATCCGCTGTGCCACGCCACGATGCACCTTCTACGTCTCTGTGGACACGCAGCCTCATTGTCATGAATGCTTTGAGAAGCGTCAGGCCACCACCGGAGGAGCGAGAATAGAGGGGGTGGTTCAGACCAAAGGAGGAGGTGTACAAGGTGGGGTTGGAGTGATCGGGGGATCAGAGACTGAGGTGAGCTCCAGAGGAGCCCGAAGCAGCAGCCCCCCATGTTCCTCGTCTGGGAGAGGGGTGGTGTTATCCAGCCCCCGCTCAGCCCCACCCACCGCCCCCAGCCTCAGCCTATACAGTGAAACTCATGCCATGAAGTGCAAGACACCCGGCTGCCTCTTCACCCTCAGTGTGGAGCACGATGGACTTTGTGAGCGCTGCTTCAACTCCAGGCAGAACCACGGACCCCCTGGAGCTGGAACGGCTGCCACAGGACTCCCGGGCCCCAATGGGGGGCCCGTCGTTCCCCACCCGGCCCAGGGCTCCGGCTGGACCCAGTGGGGGGGCTGCGAGACAGAGACAGAGCGATGCAGCATGTGCAGACAGGAGGCGTTCAGGATATTCAATGGTCTGTGTCCACCCTGCATGCAGAGACAGCAGGCTCCAGAGAGGGGAGAGCCTCAGCAGAGCAACCCAAGGACTGAGGCCTCGTCTTCGGCTTGGAGCCAGGCCAGGGACACTGAGCGGCCGTGCCTCACCCTAACCCCCGGGCACACCTCAGCCTGGCAGGCCCCTCTGGCCAGGCCTTGTAAAAGATCTGGCTGCCAGTTCTTTGGGACACCAGAGAAATTGGGTTTCTGCACTATTTGCTATGTAGACTATCAAACCAACCACC ACCTGACTCCTCCTCCTGCACCGGTCCAGAGCCGGCATGGTTTGGAGACAGGCTTCCAGAATGCCTCACGGTGTCGTGGGCCTGGGTGTGGTGCTGTTGGCAAGGCGATGCTGGAGGGCTACTGCGATAAGTGTTACGTCAAAGAGCAAAGCGCACGGCTAAACCAAGTGGCACATCGCACACCACACTCCCCTCCTCTGGTCATG CGTGACCGAGCAGCCAAACCCAGATCTTCACAGCAATCCCAGACCCAGACCCAGACCCAGACTCAGTGCCGGCGGAGTGGCTGCAGCAACGTGTCCCCGGGTTGCACAGATCTCTGCCCAGAGTGCCACACGCGTGGCCAGGGCAGGGAGGCGGGCAGGCGGGCGCAGGCGCCCAAGGAGAAGTCGAAGCAGCGGTGCCGGACGCAGGGCTGCGACCACTACGCCAACCAAGAGAAACAGGGCTACTGCAAC
- the perp gene encoding p53 apoptosis effector related to PMP-22, translating to MFRCGIAYPRCRWIVPLLLVFAIIFDIIAIAAQSGWVEDEDAKSHYASMWDQCRGRNDNWDCKSLMEHSWAQAVAALMIIGLLILILAFILSVLAMCNLSIGMLPVVGVLLIIVVILQVIALIVYPVKFNDLIFEGNYYYTWAYGFGWGATILSLGCAILFCCLPRYEDELTGNAKIKYLYSSA from the exons ATGTTCCGCTGTGGGATCGCCTACCCTCGATGCAGGTGGATCGTGCCCCTGCTGCTGGTCTTCGCCATCATATTTGACATTATCGCCATCGCCGCGCAGTCGGGATGGGTCGAGGACGAGGACGCCAAGAGTCACTACGCCAGTATGTGGGATCAGTGCCGAGGCAGGAATGACAACTGGGACTGCAAGTCACTCATGGAGCACT CTTGGGCCCAGGCAGTGGCTGCTCTGATGATCATtggcctcctcatcctcatcctcgccTTCATCCTCTCCGTTCTGGCCATGTGCAACCTCAGCATCGGCATGCTGCCAGTCGTAGGAGTGCTGCTGATCATTGTTG TGATTCTCCAGGTCATCGCTCTGATCGTCTACCCCGTCAAGTTCAACGACCTGATCTTCGAGGGTAACTACTACTACACCTGGGCCTACGGCTTCGGCTGGGGCGCCACCATCCTCTCCCTCGGCTGCGCCATCCTCTTCTGCTGCCTGCCGCGTTACGAGGACGAGCTGACCGGCAACGCCAAGATCAAATATCTGTATTCCTCCGCCTAA